A section of the Microbacterium sp. MM2322 genome encodes:
- a CDS encoding site-specific integrase produces the protein MGRIAHGQGVRPQSTTYALHRRLSQLFTDAVHDGLIPRSPCSRRTSPPAANQRPYVATTEQVLALHDALPAHFRPVVLLGAFAGLRVAEIAVLRVSYVDFMRGIITPAIQYPAEELKTDTSKNPIPIPIELAVMLNANPVRWGSDTIVVGAFGRPVAPYTIEQAFAAVRGAIEGLPGGFRIHDLRHYFASLLIAAGLDIKTAQARLRHASAKTTLDTYGHVWPDRDQSSRAAVAAALRPSVPDERLDLA, from the coding sequence GTGGGTCGCATCGCTCACGGCCAGGGGGTACGCCCCCAGAGCACCACCTACGCGCTCCACAGGCGTCTCTCGCAGCTGTTCACCGACGCCGTCCACGACGGACTGATCCCGCGGTCACCGTGCTCGAGGCGGACCTCGCCGCCGGCCGCGAACCAACGCCCCTACGTCGCGACGACAGAGCAGGTGTTGGCTCTCCACGACGCCCTCCCGGCGCACTTCCGGCCGGTGGTGCTGCTCGGCGCGTTCGCTGGTCTCCGGGTTGCCGAGATCGCCGTTCTCCGCGTCAGCTATGTCGACTTCATGCGTGGCATCATCACGCCCGCGATTCAGTACCCCGCCGAGGAGCTGAAGACCGACACGTCGAAGAACCCGATCCCGATTCCGATTGAGCTCGCCGTCATGTTGAACGCGAACCCGGTGCGGTGGGGTAGCGACACCATCGTCGTCGGCGCGTTTGGGCGGCCTGTGGCGCCGTACACGATTGAGCAGGCGTTCGCGGCTGTTCGCGGTGCGATCGAGGGTCTCCCCGGGGGGTTCCGCATCCACGATCTGCGGCACTACTTCGCGAGCCTGCTCATCGCGGCCGGTCTCGACATCAAGACGGCGCAGGCCCGTCTCCGCCACGCATCCGCGAAGACGACGCTCGACACGTACGGCCACGTGTGGCCTGACCGAGACCAGTCTTCTCGGGCCGCCGTTGCAGCCGCGCTCCGGCCGTCAGTACCCGACGAGCGTCTCGACCTCGCCTAG
- a CDS encoding SHOCT domain-containing protein: MTDQPLYTFTSHIAGKNAKVSIHADRVEWEVARGVSGAKVTAGVLTGGLSMLATGVKNGKAGSEMIPVKSITSVTTARDGMLNSKVSVVTAGNTVDFRVSHAEAKIVKDTLTKLILGGAPTPGQAAAEAVQAAPAVPSAPTAPQVDVAAQLQQLAGLRDAGILTEEEFTAKKAELLSRL, from the coding sequence ATGACCGATCAGCCGCTCTACACCTTCACGTCGCACATCGCCGGGAAGAACGCGAAAGTGAGCATTCACGCGGACCGCGTCGAGTGGGAGGTTGCTCGAGGTGTCTCCGGCGCGAAGGTCACCGCGGGTGTCTTGACGGGCGGGCTCTCCATGCTCGCCACGGGCGTGAAGAACGGCAAGGCTGGCAGCGAGATGATCCCCGTCAAGTCGATCACTTCGGTGACGACCGCGCGCGACGGGATGCTGAACTCGAAGGTGTCCGTCGTCACCGCTGGGAACACTGTCGACTTCCGGGTGTCGCACGCTGAAGCCAAGATCGTGAAGGACACCCTCACCAAGCTGATCCTCGGCGGCGCGCCGACGCCCGGACAAGCTGCTGCTGAGGCTGTTCAGGCGGCTCCTGCCGTGCCGTCCGCTCCTACGGCACCGCAGGTCGACGTTGCTGCGCAGCTCCAGCAACTCGCGGGTCTGCGGGACGCGGGGATCCTCACCGAAGAGGAGTTCACCGCGAAGAAGGCAGAACTGCTATCACGGCTGTGA